One Brassica napus cultivar Da-Ae chromosome A5, Da-Ae, whole genome shotgun sequence DNA window includes the following coding sequences:
- the LOC111216100 gene encoding putative defensin-like protein 73 — MKINCKTGFMSFLMIASVLIIFLVAPEKVEAEPQCIGLCGMIFDCPTACIRMGYQSGQCVGWENPDQCCCDH; from the exons ATGAAGATAAATTGCAAGACTGGATTCATGAGCTTCCTAATGATTGCTTCAGTACTCATCATATTTCTCGTGGCTCCAG AAAAAGTTGAAGCCGAGCCACAATGCATTGGACTGTGTGGAATGATTTTTGACTGTCCGACTGCTTGCATCAGGATGGGATACCAATCTGGCCAATGCGTTGGCTGGGAAAATCCGGATCAATGTTGTTGTGACCATTAA
- the LOC125608708 gene encoding uncharacterized protein LOC125608708, whose protein sequence is MWVAIKGRLQTTDRMQQWNSSINTTCVLCNDAPESCAHLFFVCRYSEMIWRKLAEGLMRDAFTVDWSELISIVSKSWVTPIKTFILRYVLQATVYTIWWERNARRHGEKPRDINGLTKLVDKYMRLKLLSLKGKGDHYEEGLITWFGVQPSS, encoded by the coding sequence ATGTGGGTAGCTATCAAAGGAAGATTGCAGACAACAGACAGAATGCAGCAGTGGAATAGCTCCATTAATACAACGTGTGTGCTTTGTAATGATGCGCCAGAGTCTTGTGCTCATCTTTTCTTTGTCTGTCGATACTCTGAGATGATTTGGAGAAAGCTTGCGGAGGGGCTGATGAGAGATGCTTTTACTGTGGACTGGAGTGAGCTAATATCTATAGTCTCGAAATCATGGGTAACACCTATAAAGACATTCATACTCCGATATGTATTGCAAGCCACAGTTTACACAATTTGGTGGGAGAGAAATGCGCGCAGGCATGGGGAGAAGCCGAGAGATATCAATGGTTTGACTAAGCTTGTGGACAAGTATATGAGGTTGAAGCTTTTATCACTAAAGGGTAAAGGAGATCACTATGAAGAAGGTCTGATAACATGGTTTGGTGTGCAACCAAGCTCATGA